The genomic DNA GCGAAGAGGTTGGCGGCAGCCTCGACCAGATCGCCCGACGGGCTGAGATTCGCCCGGCCGGCGACCGCGCCGAAGCCGATCAGCCATTCGCCGCTTTCGCCCTGCACCGCGTCGAGCCGCAGCGGCTTCGACGGCGCATAATGACTGGCGAGCTGCCCGGGCGCTTCGATCCGCCCGCCGCCGGCGAGCACCACCGGCAGCCCGCCTGCTTCTTCTAGCGCGTCGATCCCGATCGGGCCGGGCCGCAGTAGCCGGAGCTGCCCCGCCTCGACCGCGACGATGGTGGATTCGATACCGTGCGCCGACGGTCCGTCGTCGAGGATCAGCGCGATCCGTTCGCCAAGGCTCGCTGCGACATGCTCGGCGCGGGTCGGGCTGATGCTGCCGCTGGCGTTGGCTGAGGGCGCTGCGAGCGGCTTGCCGGTTGCCGCGATCAACGCGCGGATCGCCCGCGCCTGGGGCACGCGGATCGCCACGGTGTCGAGACCCGCCGTGACCAGCGGCGCGATGCCGGAGGAGGCCAGCGTCGGCAGCACCATCGTCAGCGGCCCCGGCCAGAAGCGCGCACCGAGCGCCCGCGCCGCATCGTCCAGCTTCGCGATGCGGCCCGCCGCCTCGAGATCGCCGACGTGGACGATCAGCGGGTTGAAGCTCGGACGGCGCTTGGCGGCATAGACCCGCGCCACCGCCGCGCCGTTGGTGGCATCAGCGGCGAGGCCGTAGACCGTCTCGGTCGGGATCGCGACCGGCTGGCCCGCCGCCACCAACGCCGCCGCTTCGGCGATCGCCGCTTCGCCATACGGGCGGATCGGGGCCGTGCCGGGCGGGTTTGGCGCGCTCATGTCGCCGCGCTATAGCCGCGCCGACAGCCGTGCAAGCCGGGGAGCCCGATGACCTATACGCCGCCCATCGCCGAACAGCGTTTCCTCATCGATCATGTCGTGCGGCTGGCGGAGGTGGCGGGGCCGAACGGCTTTGCCGACGCGACCCCCGATCTCGTCGATGCGATCCTGGAGGGCGCAGGTCAATTCGCCGCCGGTGAATTTGCGCCGCTCAACCGGATCGGTGACGAGCTCGGCGCGAAATGGTCGCCGGAAGGCGTGACGATGCCGGCGGGCTTTCGCGAGGCATACAAGGCCTATGTCGAGGGCGGCTGGGGCACGCTCGCGGGGCCGGCCGAGCATGGCGGGCAGGGGCTGCCGCACACGTTGGCGATGGTCGTGATGGAGGATCTGGGTTCCGCCAACATGGGCTTCTCGCTGGCGATGATGCTGACGCCGGGCGCAGTCGAGGCGCTGAAGCATCACGGATCGCCAGAGCTGCAGAAAACCTGGCTCCCCAAGCTCGTCACCGGCGAGTGGACCGGCACAATGAACCTCACCGAGCCGCAGGCCGGATCGGACGTCGGCGCGTTGAAGTCGCGCGCCGTGCCGAACGGCGATGGCACTTATGCGATCAGCGGAACCAAGATCTTCATCACCTTCGGCGAGCACGACCTTGCCGACAACATTGTCCACCTGGTGCTGGCCCGCACCCCCGATGCGCCAGAAGGCACACGCGGCATTTCGCTGTTTCTCGTGCCTAAGATCCTGCCGGATGGGCGGCGCAACGATCTCAAATGCGTGTCGATCGAGCACAAGCTCGGCATCCACGCGTCGCCAACCTGCGTCATGTCCTACGGCGACGAGGGGCAGTGCACCGGCTGGCTGATCGGCGAGGAGAATGGCGGAATG from Allosphingosinicella indica includes the following:
- a CDS encoding L-threonylcarbamoyladenylate synthase, which produces MSAPNPPGTAPIRPYGEAAIAEAAALVAAGQPVAIPTETVYGLAADATNGAAVARVYAAKRRPSFNPLIVHVGDLEAAGRIAKLDDAARALGARFWPGPLTMVLPTLASSGIAPLVTAGLDTVAIRVPQARAIRALIAATGKPLAAPSANASGSISPTRAEHVAASLGERIALILDDGPSAHGIESTIVAVEAGQLRLLRPGPIGIDALEEAGGLPVVLAGGGRIEAPGQLASHYAPSKPLRLDAVQGESGEWLIGFGAVAGRANLSPSGDLVEAAANLFAALHEADASRAPAIAVAPIPDEGLGAAINDRLRRAAAPRL